Proteins co-encoded in one uncultured Bacteroides sp. genomic window:
- a CDS encoding LuxR C-terminal-related transcriptional regulator produces MTTNKITPEELWARQQISPLDVDYDLWNERRASIQTFSQMSQSCIFTVDVFKERYDFASDNFAIIFGYNPTWIKTIRKQGDLLEERIHPDDRAQLIEHQIEHGQFIYSLPQEQRNDYQQIFQIRMLNARQEYVNVISRHQVIQKDKNGKAWMIMGVMDLSPDQTPMERIKRTVINRKTGEILASAVVTANQQLTKREKEILLLIRQGFLSKEIAYKLNLSIYTVNNHRKNILAKLNVDNVIEAINRAESFGILY; encoded by the coding sequence ATGACTACCAATAAGATAACACCCGAAGAATTATGGGCAAGGCAACAGATCAGCCCGCTAGATGTGGACTATGATTTGTGGAATGAACGCAGAGCATCTATACAGACATTCTCACAAATGAGCCAAAGTTGTATCTTTACGGTAGATGTTTTCAAAGAACGATATGATTTTGCATCCGATAATTTTGCTATTATCTTCGGATATAACCCTACATGGATAAAGACGATTCGGAAGCAGGGGGATTTGTTGGAAGAACGGATACACCCTGACGACCGGGCGCAACTCATCGAACACCAGATTGAACACGGGCAGTTCATCTATTCACTTCCGCAGGAACAAAGAAATGATTATCAGCAGATATTCCAGATTCGTATGCTGAATGCCCGGCAGGAATATGTGAATGTAATTAGTCGCCACCAAGTGATTCAGAAAGACAAGAACGGAAAGGCGTGGATGATTATGGGAGTGATGGATCTTTCACCCGATCAAACACCTATGGAGCGAATCAAGCGAACAGTTATTAATCGGAAGACAGGTGAGATACTTGCATCGGCAGTTGTTACGGCAAACCAACAATTAACCAAGCGGGAAAAGGAAATACTTTTATTAATCCGACAGGGCTTTTTGAGCAAGGAGATTGCTTATAAGCTGAACCTTAGTATTTACACGGTGAACAATCACCGCAAGAATATATTGGCAAAACTGAATGTCGATAATGTGATCGAAGCTATCAATCGGGCGGAAAGTTTCGGTATTCTCTATTGA
- a CDS encoding DinB family protein, translating to MQENSFTHITTGIVQIIETEEKLLSSLPVEVITQRRNTQNRTIKQILGHLIDSASNNHQRMVRLQYSKDLLFFPDYTQDNDLWIALQDYQNADWSNLIQLWKFYNLHIIQVINSADKNRLDSYWCDFTGAKVTLREMIEGYLGHLHLHIKEIHELIG from the coding sequence ATGCAAGAAAATAGTTTTACTCACATAACCACTGGCATTGTACAGATTATTGAAACAGAAGAGAAATTGTTAAGTAGTTTGCCCGTAGAGGTTATCACACAAAGGCGAAATACGCAGAATCGCACCATCAAGCAGATTCTCGGTCACTTGATTGATTCGGCATCCAATAATCACCAACGCATGGTTCGGTTGCAATATAGCAAAGACCTGCTTTTCTTCCCTGATTATACACAGGATAATGACTTGTGGATAGCTTTGCAAGATTATCAAAATGCCGACTGGTCTAATTTAATCCAGTTATGGAAATTCTACAATCTCCACATCATTCAGGTGATTAACTCGGCAGATAAGAACAGGCTGGATAGTTACTGGTGCGACTTTACGGGAGCAAAGGTTACGTTACGAGAAATGATAGAGGGATATTTGGGACATTTGCACCTGCACATAAAAGAAATCCATGAATTGATAGGTTGA
- a CDS encoding phosphoglycerate mutase family protein → MDILELALHNQQIAWKILEHTGIISAWEHIGATVHLVGSLKSGLLAKSRDIDLHIYTDTLDIAASFSVIQELDERLSLKEVQYKNLIQTEEECIEWHAIYEDEDRNTWKFDMIHIRKGSKYDGVVEKVTAAITSRLTPDIKNTILQIKFDVPDGVQIPGIEIYHAVFVGGICSYEELEQWRKTNPLTNSLDWLP, encoded by the coding sequence ATGGATATTCTTGAACTTGCACTACATAATCAGCAAATCGCTTGGAAAATACTGGAACATACCGGTATTATCTCGGCATGGGAACATATTGGGGCAACTGTTCATCTGGTAGGCTCGCTCAAATCCGGTCTGTTGGCGAAGAGTCGGGATATAGACCTGCATATCTATACCGATACGTTGGATATTGCAGCCAGTTTTTCTGTGATTCAGGAACTTGACGAACGGCTCTCTTTAAAGGAAGTCCAATATAAGAATCTGATTCAGACAGAAGAAGAATGCATTGAATGGCACGCCATCTACGAAGACGAGGACAGGAATACGTGGAAGTTCGACATGATTCATATTCGTAAAGGCTCAAAATATGATGGTGTGGTTGAAAAAGTAACTGCTGCCATTACGAGCCGACTTACCCCTGATATCAAAAATACCATCCTTCAAATTAAATTCGATGTGCCGGACGGTGTACAGATTCCCGGCATAGAAATCTATCATGCTGTTTTCGTGGGTGGTATTTGCAGTTACGAAGAACTGGAACAATGGAGAAAAACCAATCCGCTGACAAATAGCTTGGATTGGTTGCCGTAA
- a CDS encoding GNAT family N-acetyltransferase gives MKFVIGSGTIADIDELEKLYDDLNDYLSATTNYPGWIKGIYPIREDAVAGIENNTLFVVRHDGKIAGSIILDHHPDEAYNNVRWKIEADYSRIFVISTFVVHPSFLKMGIGRALMDYSFKLAQQSGIKSIRLDVYENNLPAISLYEKCGFEYIDTVDLGFGNYGLDWFKLYEKLV, from the coding sequence ATGAAGTTTGTAATAGGATCCGGTACAATTGCCGACATTGACGAATTAGAAAAGTTGTATGATGATCTGAATGATTATCTATCTGCTACTACCAATTATCCCGGATGGATAAAAGGCATTTATCCTATCAGGGAAGATGCGGTTGCTGGCATAGAAAATAATACTCTTTTTGTTGTGAGGCATGACGGAAAAATAGCTGGCTCTATTATTTTAGACCATCATCCCGATGAAGCCTATAATAATGTAAGGTGGAAAATAGAAGCTGACTATAGCCGTATTTTTGTGATAAGTACTTTTGTGGTGCATCCCTCATTCTTGAAAATGGGTATCGGTCGTGCTTTGATGGATTATTCGTTTAAATTGGCTCAACAATCAGGCATAAAATCTATCCGTTTGGATGTGTATGAAAATAATCTTCCGGCAATCTCCCTCTATGAGAAATGTGGTTTTGAATACATTGATACCGTAGATTTAGGTTTTGGCAACTACGGGCTGGATTGGTTCAAACTGTACGAGAAACTTGTTTAA
- a CDS encoding site-specific integrase, with product MARKSFSVLFFIKKGKLLKNGEAPVCMRITVNGCMVDISIKRSCPVNLWNQAKENSKGKDRMSVELNHYLEITRSHVHQIYRELETSGKVITVDLVRKLFYGVEEDNKTLLQVFREYNEQSRKLIGKDFVSKTVQRYETTTRYLEEFIKKEYQLSDIALNNLEANFISKFDAFLKIEKGCAQNSAITRLKNLKKIIRIALENDWIKKDPFAYYRFKLQETDPEFLTMDEIKIILAKEFTIKRVEQVRDVFIFCVFTGLAFSDVKDLSPEHLVKDNKGELWIRKNRQKTKIMCNIPVLPVAASILEKYKNVAECTGKLLPVLSNQRMNSYLKEIADVCGLQKNLCTHSARHSYATSICLANGVSMENVAKMLGHADTSVTKHYARVLDQNIFKDMQKVNSCLSELAI from the coding sequence ATGGCTCGAAAATCATTTTCTGTATTGTTCTTCATCAAGAAAGGCAAATTATTAAAGAACGGAGAAGCGCCCGTGTGCATGAGAATCACTGTAAACGGCTGTATGGTAGATATTTCTATTAAAAGAAGCTGCCCCGTAAATCTATGGAATCAGGCAAAAGAGAATTCAAAAGGCAAAGACCGTATGTCGGTGGAACTGAACCACTACTTAGAAATCACACGTTCGCACGTACACCAAATTTATAGAGAACTGGAAACTTCCGGCAAGGTTATCACTGTTGATCTTGTGAGAAAGTTGTTTTATGGTGTGGAGGAAGATAACAAAACACTATTGCAGGTATTCAGGGAGTATAACGAACAGAGCCGTAAGCTAATCGGTAAGGACTTCGTTAGTAAGACCGTTCAACGGTATGAAACCACTACACGATATTTGGAGGAATTCATTAAGAAAGAATACCAGCTATCGGATATTGCTCTGAACAACTTGGAAGCCAACTTCATTTCTAAGTTCGACGCTTTCTTGAAGATTGAAAAAGGTTGTGCGCAGAACTCAGCTATCACCCGATTGAAGAACTTGAAGAAGATTATCCGCATTGCTTTGGAAAATGACTGGATAAAGAAAGATCCATTTGCTTACTACCGCTTCAAGCTGCAAGAAACCGATCCTGAATTTCTGACGATGGACGAGATTAAAATCATTCTTGCCAAAGAGTTCACCATTAAGCGAGTAGAACAGGTACGGGATGTTTTCATTTTTTGCGTTTTTACAGGTCTGGCGTTCAGCGATGTAAAAGATTTATCACCTGAACATTTGGTTAAAGATAACAAAGGGGAACTTTGGATAAGGAAGAACCGCCAAAAGACAAAAATCATGTGTAACATTCCTGTGCTACCTGTGGCAGCTTCTATACTTGAAAAGTATAAAAATGTGGCAGAATGTACCGGAAAACTATTGCCAGTATTGAGCAATCAGCGCATGAACAGTTATTTGAAAGAGATTGCCGATGTATGCGGGTTGCAGAAAAATCTGTGTACACATTCAGCCCGACATAGCTATGCCACCTCTATATGCCTAGCAAATGGCGTGAGTATGGAGAATGTAGCTAAGATGTTGGGACACGCAGACACAAGCGTAACAAAACACTATGCACGGGTACTGGATCAGAATATTTTTAAGGATATGCAAAAAGTAAATAGCTGTCTGTCGGAGTTGGCTATATAA
- a CDS encoding 3'-5' exonuclease yields MAFNQTEKQERSYLQQIIGRLKQIISHTDVSVKDHVDTLAEYKDYLWSNKDIDPHEIRSMRESILNHFAIGESVIDKRRRLAKIVDIPYFGRIDFQEKSENRPIIPVYIGIHTFHNTESRTTVIYDWRAPISSMFYDHELGEASYLSPSGEINGEISLKRQYRIRCGKMEFMIESALTVHDDILQKELSANADDKMKNIVATIQREQNRIIRNEEARTLIIQGVAGSGKTSIALHRIAYLLYAFQGSISSKDILIISPNKVFADYISNVLPELGEETVPESSMEQILSEVLNHKYKYLSFFEQVNELLTKPTPDFIERIEYKSSFDFIAGLDRFILHIENHYFRAEDVKLTKHITVPAEFIEEQFHRFNRYPMRQRFEAMTDYILDMMKVQYTFTVTTAERNFFKKEIKRMFAGNNDLQVYKDFFAWIDKPELFKMRKNRTLEYADIAPLAYLHIALEGSTKNCVKHLLVDEMQDYSPIQYKVMQKLFPCRKTVLGDASQSVNPYGSSTADMIQKALVTGEVMKLCKSYRSTCEITDFAQKIRTNTDLEPVARHGEKPQVLQFNNEKEELSAIKKLIVTYQASAYKSLGIVCKTELQAREVADKLQIPDIHFLSSQSSTFVQGIVITSAHMAKGLEFDEVIIPQVDDKNYHSEIDRNMLYVAVTRAMHRLTLTYSGAKHTLFI; encoded by the coding sequence ATGGCATTCAATCAAACAGAGAAGCAAGAAAGAAGCTATTTACAGCAAATAATCGGTCGGCTGAAGCAGATAATCAGCCATACCGATGTGTCCGTGAAAGACCATGTCGATACATTGGCGGAGTACAAAGACTACCTTTGGAGCAATAAGGATATTGATCCGCATGAGATACGCTCCATGCGTGAAAGCATCCTGAATCATTTTGCCATAGGCGAAAGTGTAATTGACAAGCGCCGACGGCTTGCCAAAATAGTGGATATTCCCTACTTCGGACGAATCGATTTTCAAGAGAAGAGCGAGAACCGTCCGATAATCCCTGTTTATATAGGCATTCATACCTTTCACAATACTGAAAGCCGGACAACCGTAATTTATGATTGGCGAGCACCTATTTCAAGTATGTTCTACGATCACGAACTGGGCGAAGCATCTTATCTATCCCCATCGGGAGAGATTAACGGAGAAATTTCCCTGAAACGCCAATACCGAATCCGGTGTGGAAAGATGGAGTTTATGATCGAAAGTGCGCTGACCGTCCACGATGATATTCTGCAAAAGGAACTGAGTGCTAATGCAGATGATAAGATGAAGAACATCGTTGCCACCATCCAGCGGGAACAAAACCGGATTATCCGTAATGAGGAAGCCCGAACACTCATCATTCAGGGAGTAGCAGGTTCAGGCAAAACTTCTATTGCCCTGCACCGCATCGCCTACTTGCTGTATGCTTTTCAGGGCAGTATCTCTTCAAAAGATATATTGATTATTTCTCCGAATAAGGTGTTTGCCGATTACATCTCTAACGTCCTGCCCGAACTGGGCGAAGAAACCGTACCGGAATCCAGCATGGAGCAGATACTTTCCGAAGTGCTGAATCACAAATACAAATACCTGAGTTTCTTTGAGCAAGTGAATGAATTGCTGACCAAACCAACACCGGACTTTATTGAACGAATCGAGTATAAATCATCTTTCGACTTCATCGCAGGTCTGGATCGCTTTATTCTACACATCGAAAACCACTACTTTAGGGCGGAAGATGTGAAGCTAACCAAGCATATCACCGTCCCGGCTGAATTTATCGAAGAGCAATTCCATCGCTTCAACCGTTACCCCATGCGCCAGCGGTTCGAGGCAATGACGGATTATATTCTCGATATGATGAAAGTGCAGTACACTTTCACGGTGACGACTGCCGAACGGAATTTCTTTAAAAAAGAGATCAAGCGAATGTTTGCCGGAAACAATGATCTGCAAGTATATAAAGATTTCTTCGCATGGATAGATAAGCCGGAACTATTTAAAATGCGGAAGAACCGCACGCTTGAATATGCCGACATAGCACCATTGGCATATTTGCATATCGCTTTAGAAGGTAGTACAAAGAACTGCGTTAAACATTTGCTGGTAGATGAAATGCAAGATTATTCTCCGATCCAGTACAAGGTAATGCAAAAGCTATTCCCTTGCCGGAAAACGGTGTTGGGCGATGCCAGCCAGTCAGTCAATCCTTACGGCTCGTCTACTGCGGATATGATTCAGAAAGCTCTTGTCACAGGTGAAGTGATGAAGCTGTGCAAAAGTTACCGTTCTACTTGTGAGATCACAGATTTTGCACAGAAAATACGGACAAATACCGATCTTGAACCTGTCGCACGGCATGGGGAGAAACCGCAAGTATTACAATTTAATAATGAGAAAGAAGAACTATCTGCTATTAAAAAATTAATTGTCACCTATCAGGCATCCGCCTATAAATCACTGGGGATTGTCTGCAAAACTGAATTGCAAGCCCGTGAGGTGGCAGATAAATTACAAATTCCCGATATTCATTTCCTGTCAAGCCAAAGTTCAACTTTTGTACAGGGTATCGTTATCACCTCTGCACACATGGCAAAGGGGTTGGAATTCGATGAGGTGATTATCCCACAGGTGGATGATAAGAATTATCATTCAGAGATCGACCGGAATATGCTATATGTGGCGGTAACGAGAGCAATGCACCGTTTAACACTGACCTATAGCGGAGCAAAACACACCCTATTCATCTAA
- a CDS encoding helix-turn-helix domain-containing protein produces MELINKDTPQVKEFISSLDSMLNGIESIVKHYKPHLNGERFLSNNEVSKKLNVSLRTLQEWRDTGLIPFIQIKGKIIYRQSDIDKLLQKHYFESWKE; encoded by the coding sequence ATGGAACTAATAAATAAAGATACCCCACAAGTCAAAGAATTTATTTCTTCGCTCGATTCAATGCTGAACGGTATTGAATCTATAGTCAAGCATTACAAGCCCCACCTGAACGGGGAACGCTTTCTTTCTAACAATGAAGTTTCCAAGAAACTGAATGTCAGTTTGCGAACCTTACAAGAGTGGAGAGATACAGGGTTAATACCCTTTATCCAAATTAAAGGTAAAATCATCTATCGTCAAAGTGATATTGATAAGCTACTCCAAAAGCACTACTTTGAAAGCTGGAAAGAATAA
- a CDS encoding helix-turn-helix domain-containing protein, producing MKESKILYPSPILSQYIKYYWVLKTDEVEPVMVQTIPSGCVHLVFHRGENLNIQSKGLQPKNFIRGQFSTYGSLISEGNIDMIAVIFHPLGLNPFVRCSISELYNHYINVEDLEDIELNHLKRNISAEPAVETGIRLIERFFMQRLVDANCNYQRTYHAICQIINQPQINVNTLAESTCLGYRQFKRVFSNYVGMSPKEYYRVVRFQRALYLLQNHPGMEFVDLAYSCGFYDSSHLVKDFKEFTGCSPTQYLSSRSPYSTFFSEDCRLNVIKSHNRS from the coding sequence ATGAAAGAAAGCAAAATTCTATATCCGTCACCTATACTTTCCCAATATATAAAATACTATTGGGTACTAAAGACTGATGAAGTAGAGCCAGTAATGGTACAGACTATTCCATCGGGGTGCGTACATCTTGTTTTTCATCGGGGTGAGAATCTGAATATCCAATCAAAAGGTTTGCAACCAAAGAATTTTATCCGTGGACAGTTCTCAACTTATGGGAGTTTGATTTCAGAGGGTAATATTGATATGATTGCCGTTATATTTCATCCTCTGGGGCTAAATCCATTTGTGCGGTGTTCTATTAGTGAGCTTTACAATCATTATATAAATGTAGAAGATTTAGAAGATATTGAACTGAATCACCTGAAACGAAATATTTCTGCCGAACCAGCCGTTGAAACCGGCATCCGGTTGATTGAACGCTTTTTCATGCAACGGTTGGTCGATGCAAATTGTAACTACCAAAGAACGTATCACGCTATCTGCCAAATAATCAATCAACCGCAAATTAATGTGAATACCCTTGCGGAAAGTACCTGTTTGGGATATAGGCAATTCAAGCGAGTATTTTCCAACTATGTAGGAATGAGCCCTAAAGAATATTATCGGGTAGTTCGCTTTCAGCGGGCACTGTATCTGTTGCAGAATCATCCGGGAATGGAGTTCGTAGACTTGGCTTATTCGTGTGGTTTTTATGATTCTTCGCACTTGGTGAAAGATTTTAAAGAGTTTACAGGCTGTTCACCAACTCAATATCTATCTTCCCGTTCTCCGTATTCTACATTCTTTTCCGAAGATTGTAGGCTGAATGTTATTAAATCGCATAATCGTTCGTAG
- a CDS encoding AI-2E family transporter, whose product MLEKKITFDSFIRFIFGVAIVVGIIYLFDKLSAVLLPFFIAWLIAYFMYPLVRFFQYKLKVKIRILSILCAILAVGGVIAGLCFLLIPSLVAEFGKANNLIMTYISKGSGINVFPKVITDFINENLDVKELSKIFSQENIANLTKNALPKLWTLLSESLDVLFSIIASFIILLYTVFILLDYEAIADGWTELIPKKYRHFATSLINDLKNGMNRYFRGQAFVALCVAIISGIGFLIIDYPLALGLAFLIGILSMVPYMKVIALFPAFILGLLKVADTGQSVWIVLGSALIVFAVVQVIEDSFIVPNVMGRITGLNPAIILLSLSIWGSLLGILGMIIALPATSLMLSYYQRYVIHREKIIDPKETDNQEEKK is encoded by the coding sequence ATGCTTGAAAAGAAAATCACATTCGACAGTTTTATCCGCTTTATCTTTGGAGTAGCCATTGTTGTTGGGATAATATATTTGTTCGATAAGCTAAGTGCTGTATTACTCCCCTTTTTTATAGCCTGGTTGATAGCCTACTTTATGTATCCGCTGGTAAGATTCTTTCAGTATAAACTAAAAGTAAAGATCAGAATTCTATCAATTCTTTGCGCCATATTAGCTGTTGGAGGAGTAATTGCCGGATTATGTTTCTTACTGATCCCCTCATTGGTTGCTGAATTCGGAAAAGCCAACAATCTGATTATGACTTATATATCAAAAGGATCAGGTATTAACGTATTTCCCAAGGTGATCACAGATTTTATTAATGAAAATCTGGATGTCAAAGAACTGAGCAAAATCTTCAGTCAAGAAAACATCGCCAATCTTACAAAAAATGCCCTTCCAAAACTATGGACGCTCCTATCTGAATCTCTGGATGTTTTGTTCAGCATCATCGCTTCCTTTATCATCCTCCTTTATACCGTGTTCATTCTTCTTGATTATGAAGCTATTGCCGACGGATGGACTGAACTTATCCCTAAGAAATACAGACATTTTGCCACCAGCTTAATTAACGATTTAAAAAATGGAATGAACCGTTACTTTAGAGGGCAGGCATTCGTAGCATTATGTGTTGCTATAATTTCGGGTATTGGCTTTCTTATTATTGATTATCCATTAGCTCTGGGACTTGCATTTTTAATCGGCATATTAAGCATGGTACCTTATATGAAGGTGATCGCCCTTTTTCCAGCTTTCATTCTGGGATTACTCAAAGTTGCCGATACCGGGCAAAGCGTATGGATTGTGCTTGGTTCAGCTTTAATAGTCTTTGCAGTAGTACAAGTGATAGAAGATTCATTTATTGTTCCTAATGTAATGGGAAGAATAACAGGCCTTAATCCTGCTATCATTTTATTATCACTTTCCATCTGGGGCTCTTTACTTGGAATACTCGGAATGATTATCGCTCTTCCAGCAACATCCCTCATGCTGTCTTACTATCAGAGATATGTTATTCATCGTGAAAAAATAATCGATCCTAAAGAAACTGATAATCAGGAGGAAAAGAAATAA
- the rsmI gene encoding 16S rRNA (cytidine(1402)-2'-O)-methyltransferase, producing the protein MGKLYVVPTPVGNLEDMTFRAIKVLKEADLILAEDTRTSGILLKHFEIKNAMQSHHKFNEHKMVESVVNRIKAGETVALISDAGTPGISDPGFLVVRECVKSGIEVQCLPGATAFVPAVVASGLPNERFCFEGFLPQKKGRMTRLKSLQTETRTMIFYESPHRLLKTLIQFGAYFGVERKASVSREISKIYEETVRGTLAELIEHFTSVDPRGEIVIVLAGIDN; encoded by the coding sequence ATGGGAAAATTGTATGTTGTACCAACACCGGTCGGTAATTTGGAGGATATGACTTTCAGGGCTATTAAGGTCTTGAAAGAAGCCGATCTGATTCTTGCCGAAGATACACGTACTTCAGGTATTTTACTGAAACACTTTGAAATTAAAAATGCAATGCAATCTCACCACAAGTTTAATGAACATAAAATGGTGGAAAGCGTTGTTAACAGAATAAAGGCTGGTGAAACTGTTGCGTTGATTTCGGATGCAGGGACACCGGGGATATCCGATCCTGGATTTTTGGTAGTTCGGGAGTGTGTAAAAAGCGGAATTGAAGTTCAATGCCTTCCGGGTGCAACTGCGTTTGTACCTGCGGTAGTGGCTTCGGGACTTCCCAATGAACGTTTCTGTTTTGAAGGATTTCTTCCTCAGAAGAAAGGACGGATGACCAGATTAAAATCTTTGCAAACGGAAACGCGCACAATGATTTTTTATGAGTCGCCACATCGTTTACTCAAAACCCTGATTCAGTTCGGGGCGTATTTTGGAGTAGAGCGCAAAGCTTCTGTTTCAAGAGAAATTTCTAAAATATATGAAGAAACAGTGCGTGGAACCTTGGCTGAATTAATAGAACACTTTACAAGTGTAGACCCTCGTGGCGAAATTGTAATAGTGTTAGCTGGCATTGATAATTAG
- a CDS encoding YjjG family noncanonical pyrimidine nucleotidase: MMYKSIFFDLDDTLWDFSGNAYDSFSEVYAHYDFDQYFDSFDQFYSIYKEHNARLWIEYGNGNITKNELNRKRFFYPLQYVGVHDEDLAKSYSDDFFELIPTKSKLLPYAKEILEYLSGKYRLFILSNGFRELQFRKMTSAGINHYFEKVILSEDIQIHKPNPEIFYFALSATQSILSDSLMVGDSWEADIAGAKGVNMDQMFFNYSGMEELSFKPTYTIKSLKDILSIL; encoded by the coding sequence ATTATGTATAAAAGTATTTTTTTTGATTTAGACGATACGCTCTGGGATTTTTCAGGAAATGCTTATGATTCTTTTTCTGAAGTCTATGCTCATTATGATTTTGATCAGTATTTTGATTCTTTTGATCAGTTTTATTCAATTTATAAGGAACACAATGCCCGGTTATGGATTGAATATGGTAATGGTAATATCACTAAGAACGAACTTAATCGCAAGCGCTTCTTTTATCCACTTCAATATGTCGGGGTGCACGACGAGGATTTGGCGAAATCCTATTCAGATGATTTCTTTGAATTAATACCTACCAAGAGTAAACTGCTCCCTTATGCCAAAGAGATATTGGAGTATCTTTCCGGAAAATATCGTCTTTTCATTCTTTCTAACGGTTTTCGCGAGTTACAATTTCGTAAGATGACCTCGGCTGGCATAAATCATTATTTTGAGAAAGTGATTCTTTCTGAAGATATTCAGATACATAAGCCAAATCCTGAAATCTTTTATTTTGCCCTATCTGCCACACAATCCATTTTAAGTGATTCGTTAATGGTAGGAGATAGTTGGGAAGCTGATATAGCCGGAGCCAAAGGGGTGAATATGGACCAAATGTTCTTTAATTATTCAGGCATGGAAGAACTTTCTTTCAAACCTACGTACACTATTAAAAGCTTAAAAGATATATTGAGTATTCTTTGA
- a CDS encoding helix-turn-helix domain-containing protein — protein MEVVTIEKRTFSYVCERFTEFAKRIESLCSTHTQKVENWLDSQEVCLLLGFSKRTLQYYRSSGRLAYSQIGSKIYYKSSDIERIIADSETQNQSPQ, from the coding sequence ATGGAAGTAGTAACCATTGAAAAGAGAACCTTTTCGTATGTCTGCGAACGGTTCACTGAGTTTGCCAAACGAATAGAAAGTTTGTGCAGCACTCATACTCAGAAAGTAGAAAACTGGCTGGATAGTCAGGAAGTGTGCCTGTTGTTGGGCTTTAGCAAACGAACGCTGCAATATTACCGAAGCAGCGGACGGCTGGCTTATTCTCAAATCGGCAGCAAGATTTATTATAAGTCTTCCGATATTGAAAGAATTATTGCGGACAGTGAAACACAAAATCAATCACCCCAATAA
- a CDS encoding DUF3876 domain-containing protein produces the protein MRRTKEDYPSFNLFSIVGTWESVNLNPTIIIYRSDKEYLLSIIYVSETTKQASPTTYEIQQDGSQYFIAIVSKRLYIDYDPAKDVLSISSLGDYLRN, from the coding sequence ATGAGAAGAACTAAAGAAGATTACCCGTCCTTCAACCTGTTTTCCATTGTCGGCACATGGGAAAGCGTTAATCTGAATCCTACGATAATCATTTATCGGAGCGATAAAGAGTACCTTCTTTCTATTATATATGTATCGGAAACCACCAAACAGGCTTCGCCCACTACTTATGAGATACAGCAAGATGGTAGCCAGTATTTTATTGCCATTGTATCCAAACGGCTCTATATAGATTATGATCCAGCAAAAGATGTACTTAGCATTTCATCGCTGGGTGACTATCTGCGTAACTAA
- a CDS encoding thymidine kinase produces MVIFSEDQILETRRRGRIEVICGSMFSGKTEELIRRLKRAKFARQRVEIYKPAIDTRYSEEEVVSHDSNSISSTPIESSASILLFSSDIDVVGIDEAQFFDKGLVDVCNKMADSGIRVIIAGLDMDYKGIPFGPMPDLCAIADEVTKVHAICVKCGQLAYVSHRIVENEKRVLLGEKEEYEPLCRTCYTRALKESSE; encoded by the coding sequence ATGGTAATATTTTCCGAAGACCAAATATTAGAAACACGTAGAAGAGGCCGGATAGAAGTTATTTGCGGTTCAATGTTCTCTGGCAAAACAGAAGAGCTGATACGCAGATTAAAAAGAGCCAAATTTGCCAGGCAAAGGGTTGAAATTTATAAGCCTGCCATAGATACCCGTTATTCAGAAGAAGAAGTGGTTTCTCATGACAGCAATTCCATATCTTCCACTCCAATAGAATCATCTGCCAGCATCTTACTTTTTTCCAGCGATATTGATGTAGTAGGCATTGACGAAGCACAGTTCTTTGACAAAGGATTGGTAGATGTCTGCAACAAAATGGCAGATAGCGGCATAAGGGTAATCATTGCAGGACTCGACATGGATTATAAAGGTATACCATTTGGTCCTATGCCCGATTTATGCGCTATAGCTGATGAGGTAACCAAAGTACATGCCATTTGTGTAAAATGCGGGCAGCTTGCTTACGTATCACACCGCATTGTCGAAAATGAGAAGCGCGTTTTGTTAGGTGAGAAAGAAGAATATGAGCCTCTTTGCAGAACATGCTATACAAGAGCCTTAAAAGAAAGTTCCGAATAA